A stretch of the Planktothricoides raciborskii GIHE-MW2 genome encodes the following:
- a CDS encoding Hsp70 family protein, whose translation MGNVIGIDLGTTNSVAALKLVNVEVVKNEENSGNENALTRSVIAFDKGKLVVGTKAYNQLRDQPENVIISIKRLMGRGFNDPTVQQQLSRFGYKITQSTQGTDNSLSVWLDGREYQPEDISAEILKKVVENAQLHQEEKANQKGKITHAVVTIPAYFNDKQRYATQTAVMRAGLGLLELLPEPTAAAISYGFKPDSDDSKTMLVYDFGGGTFDSSLITVSGNQFIESGKAGDLWLGGDDIDHKLFEFVKAKVAQEERIENIDALIAKMPYYHRVRFLADVKFTVEQAKIDLSTNETARIIPATPLLDELGMAIPIEVVITRRELEEMILPLVERTIAICQDTLKYSEYPVDEVDIVLLVGGSSKIPLVQRKVREAFGADKVVVHPRPMYAVAEGAAIVAAGLPDKVSTVSRDYFIELANEPRYKLIKQGDILPVNTAHTFRTEADGQRLIHFKFSSPDRVSEDLDRLNRDERIGEMWLALDKPYPRGTEVAVTVELDEKNSSLQITAALKNNPAVRVSCSFSRGGVDEEIAREVERTIAELNQAANLTETGVQTAYEIAGAAISASNQIRGQNNKPQADRVAVAQAKLQELKTFASEDRDVAQFFVREFEFLMEHCSFMLPDAQKQRIESLTKQLKEAIAIHNLSAMQKLAEDAERELKNLPEEIQKLLIAKDAIQKAHSVDPTRAGFMADKLHRLIHAIEHEKINEANRLWNELIPDIREYGLREFSAANIATGITR comes from the coding sequence ATGGGTAATGTAATTGGCATAGACCTGGGCACGACAAACTCCGTCGCAGCTTTAAAATTGGTTAATGTAGAAGTCGTCAAAAATGAAGAAAACAGTGGAAACGAGAACGCACTGACCCGCTCGGTTATTGCGTTCGACAAAGGTAAACTCGTGGTGGGTACGAAAGCCTACAATCAGCTACGCGATCAACCAGAAAACGTGATTATTTCCATCAAACGTTTGATGGGACGCGGATTTAACGACCCTACAGTGCAACAACAATTGTCTCGCTTTGGCTATAAAATTACCCAATCAACTCAGGGGACTGATAACAGTCTCTCGGTTTGGTTGGATGGTCGAGAGTATCAACCGGAAGATATCTCTGCTGAAATCCTCAAAAAGGTGGTGGAAAATGCCCAACTTCATCAAGAAGAGAAAGCCAATCAAAAAGGTAAAATAACTCACGCAGTTGTGACGATTCCGGCTTATTTTAATGACAAACAGCGTTACGCTACTCAAACTGCTGTCATGCGAGCGGGTTTAGGATTGCTGGAACTGCTACCCGAACCCACTGCCGCCGCCATTTCTTATGGATTTAAACCGGATTCTGATGATAGTAAAACTATGTTGGTTTATGATTTCGGTGGCGGCACATTCGACTCCTCTTTAATTACGGTTTCTGGCAATCAGTTTATCGAGTCTGGTAAAGCAGGCGATTTGTGGTTGGGGGGCGATGATATTGACCACAAGCTTTTTGAATTCGTTAAAGCTAAAGTAGCGCAGGAAGAAAGAATCGAGAATATCGATGCTTTAATTGCCAAAATGCCCTATTACCATCGGGTTCGCTTTTTAGCAGATGTCAAATTTACTGTAGAGCAAGCAAAAATAGATTTAAGTACCAATGAGACAGCACGAATTATACCCGCGACTCCCCTCTTAGACGAATTAGGAATGGCAATTCCCATTGAGGTTGTAATCACTCGCCGCGAGTTGGAAGAAATGATTTTGCCATTGGTGGAACGCACGATCGCAATTTGCCAGGATACTCTAAAATATTCCGAATATCCCGTCGATGAAGTTGATATTGTTTTGCTGGTCGGGGGTTCTTCAAAAATTCCTTTAGTTCAACGCAAAGTCCGCGAAGCATTTGGTGCAGATAAGGTAGTAGTTCATCCACGCCCCATGTATGCGGTTGCAGAAGGAGCGGCCATTGTAGCAGCAGGATTGCCAGATAAAGTTTCTACGGTTTCCCGCGATTACTTTATTGAATTGGCGAATGAACCGCGATATAAACTAATCAAACAAGGGGATATTCTGCCAGTCAATACAGCCCATACATTTCGCACTGAAGCCGACGGACAACGATTGATTCACTTTAAATTTTCCAGTCCCGATCGCGTTAGTGAAGACCTCGATCGCCTCAACCGGGACGAACGGATTGGGGAGATGTGGTTAGCACTGGACAAACCCTATCCACGGGGTACAGAAGTAGCGGTTACAGTAGAATTAGATGAGAAAAATAGTTCTCTGCAAATTACCGCAGCCCTGAAAAATAACCCTGCTGTTCGAGTCAGTTGTTCGTTTTCGCGGGGTGGGGTAGATGAAGAAATTGCCAGAGAAGTGGAGCGAACGATCGCTGAATTGAATCAAGCGGCTAACTTGACAGAAACAGGGGTGCAAACTGCTTATGAAATTGCCGGGGCAGCCATTTCTGCCTCTAACCAAATTCGAGGTCAAAATAATAAACCCCAAGCCGATCGCGTGGCAGTTGCCCAAGCTAAACTTCAGGAATTGAAAACATTTGCTTCAGAAGATCGGGATGTGGCTCAGTTCTTTGTGCGGGAATTTGAATTCCTCATGGAACATTGCTCTTTTATGCTTCCTGATGCTCAAAAACAACGGATTGAAAGTCTCACTAAACAACTCAAAGAGGCGATCGCTATTCATAATCTATCGGCAATGCAAAAACTCGCCGAAGATGCGGAACGGGAACTGAAAAATCTGCCGGAAGAAATCCAAAAGTTATTAATTGCCAAAGATGCGATCCAAAAAGCCCATTCTGTTGACCCAACTCGCGCTGGTTTCATGGCAGATAAATTGCACCGTCTGATTCATGCAATAGAGCATGAAAAGATTAATGAAGCTAATCGCCTTTGGAACGAACTGATTCCAGATATCCGCGAGTATGGATTGCGCGAATTTTCTGCTGCAAATATTGCCACGGGAATTACACGATGA
- a CDS encoding OmpA family protein: MSDFSDFEMEGEVLEELDSGVWLSIGDLMSGLLMFFALLFITVMVQLKNYQEAFDKLPLAILNTLRQEVPGGDKLEVDPKTGDVSIPDAILFDEDSAELKPAGKQFLIGFIPVYSKVIFSNDEFDQMITRVIIEGHTSSSGTEKENMNLSLQRALSVSDYISSLNFSTRSQFKYKILAAGRGELDANQKIDSPADRKVVFRFQLRSPDWGNLFGK; encoded by the coding sequence ATGAGCGATTTTTCTGACTTTGAAATGGAAGGGGAAGTTCTAGAGGAACTAGACTCTGGAGTATGGCTATCCATTGGGGATTTAATGTCAGGACTGCTGATGTTTTTTGCCCTGTTGTTTATCACCGTCATGGTACAACTAAAAAATTACCAAGAAGCCTTTGATAAACTGCCTCTGGCCATCCTCAATACCCTCCGGCAAGAAGTGCCAGGGGGAGATAAATTGGAAGTCGATCCCAAAACAGGGGATGTGAGCATTCCTGATGCGATTTTGTTTGATGAAGATAGCGCCGAACTCAAGCCAGCAGGCAAACAATTTCTGATCGGTTTTATTCCCGTTTACAGTAAAGTCATTTTCTCTAATGATGAATTTGACCAGATGATTACTCGCGTGATTATCGAAGGTCACACCAGTTCATCAGGAACCGAAAAAGAAAATATGAATTTGAGCTTGCAACGGGCTTTATCTGTGTCGGATTATATTTCCTCTCTCAACTTTTCCACCCGGTCCCAATTCAAATATAAGATATTGGCGGCTGGTCGGGGGGAATTAGATGCGAATCAAAAAATAGATTCTCCTGCTGACAGAAAAGTAGTGTTTCGGTTCCAACTTCGATCGCCCGATTGGGGTAATTTGTTCGGGAAATAA
- a CDS encoding EH signature domain-containing protein, which produces MNFQFRPLELPPIPQPKAKELINLANGTGGSSPIAPPELPPGVPKYQATMPRSLDDILADIEKGTGEKVTILEWVYLFYAKEDWDRQQGSDRAKSSSQAIWQFAISEYKHKIKSRLFWRLALFYDSKCQDIKVLPPSLADAFPEFVSPLKKSDSLTVDILSALAEYTKSHNTFNLCKTITRICFQELLTPKKLLKKANLPPDVYPLDVGAFQAMIKEFNAQNNPNRKQASLLINCLEEMSEKPQLHGVEYLLTNVSKEIAGQFPDIMVKWVKQNYGSTAPNSRWNQLSQEAKDALQKWLELLSYKYFDKLVKILLDKLDLPDWEWNQLKSRRGFWSNYSDRFGRMRIVLPQSSQKAIKEAIGSEFEHQDISILEEDGSEPTEVCIFDFGDCCIVEFFRGLGSETRVFNVQDYPNIKTKLFESPTLSLKRLRCLGGEVHDHKFLWQGYCEKLLRNRNIYPNEGTEDFIGLKVPHNQYNRETGLPAPSFSEQEERRHKLKHWEREMAEIQRAADLFCRNLSG; this is translated from the coding sequence ATGAATTTTCAATTTAGACCATTAGAATTGCCACCAATTCCCCAACCGAAAGCGAAAGAGTTAATTAATCTCGCAAACGGAACAGGTGGAAGTAGCCCGATCGCACCTCCCGAACTTCCCCCAGGTGTGCCGAAATATCAGGCAACAATGCCGCGCAGTCTCGATGATATTTTAGCGGATATTGAGAAGGGAACAGGCGAAAAAGTGACAATTTTGGAGTGGGTTTATTTATTTTATGCCAAAGAAGATTGGGATAGGCAACAAGGAAGCGATCGGGCTAAATCAAGCTCCCAAGCTATTTGGCAATTTGCTATATCTGAATATAAACATAAAATTAAATCTCGATTATTCTGGCGATTGGCATTATTTTACGATAGTAAATGCCAGGATATAAAAGTGCTGCCTCCTTCTTTGGCAGATGCTTTTCCCGAATTTGTTTCGCCGTTGAAAAAGAGCGATTCTTTAACGGTAGATATTCTCTCCGCATTGGCAGAATACACAAAAAGCCATAACACATTTAACCTCTGCAAGACAATTACACGCATCTGTTTTCAAGAGTTACTCACGCCCAAAAAACTCTTAAAAAAAGCTAACCTCCCCCCGGATGTTTATCCGCTGGATGTAGGAGCATTTCAGGCGATGATTAAAGAATTCAACGCACAAAATAATCCTAATCGCAAGCAGGCAAGTTTACTGATTAATTGCCTAGAGGAAATGTCAGAAAAACCTCAACTTCATGGGGTAGAGTATCTACTGACAAATGTTTCCAAAGAAATTGCTGGTCAGTTTCCAGATATTATGGTCAAATGGGTAAAACAGAACTACGGCAGCACCGCTCCTAATTCCCGATGGAATCAATTATCTCAAGAGGCAAAAGATGCTTTACAAAAGTGGCTTGAATTATTGAGCTATAAATATTTTGATAAATTAGTCAAAATATTACTAGATAAACTGGATCTGCCGGATTGGGAATGGAATCAGCTAAAAAGTCGCCGGGGTTTCTGGTCGAATTATAGCGATCGCTTTGGACGAATGCGGATTGTATTACCCCAGTCCTCCCAAAAGGCGATCAAGGAGGCGATCGGCAGTGAATTTGAGCACCAAGATATCAGCATTCTTGAGGAAGATGGCAGCGAACCCACTGAAGTTTGCATCTTTGATTTCGGAGATTGCTGCATTGTGGAATTCTTCCGAGGTCTAGGTAGCGAAACTCGCGTCTTCAATGTTCAAGATTATCCAAACATTAAAACTAAGCTATTTGAATCTCCCACCCTATCTTTAAAACGACTGCGCTGTCTAGGTGGAGAAGTCCACGACCACAAATTTTTGTGGCAGGGATATTGTGAAAAATTACTGAGGAATCGAAATATCTATCCTAACGAAGGAACTGAAGATTTTATTGGGTTAAAGGTCCCACACAACCAATACAACCGCGAAACCGGACTGCCCGCTCCCTCATTTAGCGAACAAGAAGAGCGTCGGCACAAGTTAAAACACTGGGAAAGAGAAATGGCAGAAATTCAAAGAGCGGCTGATTTATTTTGTCGTAATCTTTCAGGTTGA